In Candidatus Bathyarchaeia archaeon, a single genomic region encodes these proteins:
- a CDS encoding DUF4234 domain-containing protein: MENDPQMSTGWIAFPLFLIISIIVLFIIILAEIFGYIFSLPTGTAFSYVDFLRTIALTLLVYSLVAFVLNIAISYMIYKLVRRRNTHFARQTLLYEDLASAAEELATKKGERTEASIGLNNLERIAREARVYETEKNAALWVMLTLAGTSLPFVALATTSASPGLLPLLAVLYVYYFLMKDFFRHERREDQFIRELLGVLTISGVHVSLPFRNPPLSERSFAVYIVLSIVTLGFFWVYWVYVLLNDPNNHFRQQAMIEDTLMAQMNALLTSASPSNPQPAPPA, from the coding sequence TTGGAGAACGATCCACAGATGTCGACAGGCTGGATCGCGTTCCCCCTCTTCCTGATAATATCGATCATAGTATTGTTCATAATCATCCTTGCTGAAATATTCGGCTACATATTCTCCCTCCCAACTGGAACCGCGTTCTCGTATGTCGATTTTCTCCGGACGATAGCGCTGACGCTATTGGTTTACTCGCTCGTTGCATTCGTGCTCAACATCGCCATCTCATACATGATCTACAAGCTCGTAAGGCGACGAAACACCCACTTCGCCCGTCAGACTCTCCTCTACGAAGACCTTGCCAGCGCAGCAGAAGAACTGGCGACGAAAAAAGGAGAGCGAACGGAGGCTTCGATTGGTCTCAACAATCTGGAGCGAATCGCGAGAGAGGCGCGAGTCTATGAAACCGAGAAAAACGCTGCTCTATGGGTAATGCTTACCCTCGCAGGCACATCTCTTCCCTTCGTCGCTCTGGCGACAACTTCAGCTAGCCCTGGCCTATTGCCACTCTTAGCCGTCTTGTACGTCTATTACTTTTTGATGAAGGACTTCTTCAGACACGAACGGAGGGAGGACCAGTTCATCCGAGAGCTGCTAGGAGTCCTCACCATCTCAGGGGTACATGTCTCTCTACCATTCAGGAATCCTCCATTGTCAGAGAGAAGCTTCGCCGTGTACATTGTCTTGAGCATCGTAACCCTTGGATTCTTCTGGGTCTACTGGGTCTACGTTCTCCTCAACGACCCTAACAACCACTTCCGACAACAAGCAATGATAGAAGACACACTGATGGCACAGATGAACGCCCTTCTAACATCAGCCTCGCCCTCCAACCCGCAACCTGCGCCACCCGCATGA
- a CDS encoding stage II sporulation protein M translates to MGDASSFRVKRVFFDRIFEKSFWTWRKHPAIIVPTMLGSALQLILQSIVVLALMLLLTSWAVTGSLSRFLAEYGNTGLSSLFVDPAFSASLISVVTMVVVGLVFVALIGGGYIYSSEYGMYLEALSKDSVPLRSVLENGSRRWKPMAWTLLLSNVITWGPAAVGYLVVSSSAASANSLEGLLATLIASFIFLPLFFASLVLALFTIFSYPAVVVDQLSGLRAIRQSFRVASHNLGITLTYSVVRIIFQVLLLLVVAFASVIGLPLTSLITLVLSFVLTPILHMTKAWIYYYATPAVPEMPFQVADPIWQDVFHRLPRAAWLKIKIGLSEGFRFVTGPRNLPFHLFSALAFALGIYMGYFVSVNGVAGYFLSQGYQPGHGNSLLARLPVPALPALGVDIFLNNWLVSIATGLSGLAFGAPSFITIMFNGFILGVLLAPQLSPSMTMFFAAILPHGIIEIPSFVLAGSVGLRLGYAALKAKFQRGPENDEYLSKTLRLAVYVVVGLAPLFLVAGLIEADITPRIMQMFGWTF, encoded by the coding sequence GTGGGTGATGCTTCTTCGTTTAGAGTCAAGAGGGTCTTCTTCGATAGGATTTTTGAGAAGTCATTCTGGACATGGAGAAAGCATCCAGCTATCATCGTTCCGACAATGCTCGGATCTGCCCTTCAGCTCATTTTGCAGTCCATTGTAGTCCTTGCGCTGATGCTTCTTCTGACGAGCTGGGCAGTAACAGGCTCGCTGTCGCGGTTTCTCGCCGAGTATGGCAACACCGGACTGTCGAGCTTGTTTGTCGACCCGGCTTTTTCGGCTAGCCTCATCTCGGTAGTTACAATGGTGGTTGTGGGACTTGTTTTTGTCGCGTTGATAGGAGGAGGCTACATCTATTCCTCCGAATATGGGATGTACCTGGAAGCCTTGAGCAAGGACAGCGTTCCCCTGAGGTCGGTTCTCGAAAACGGCTCTCGCAGATGGAAACCTATGGCTTGGACACTGCTCCTCTCCAACGTGATTACTTGGGGCCCCGCAGCAGTGGGCTATCTCGTCGTTAGCTCGTCTGCGGCCAGCGCTAACAGCTTGGAGGGGCTTTTGGCAACGTTGATAGCTTCCTTCATCTTTCTGCCCCTCTTTTTCGCATCGCTCGTACTAGCCCTGTTCACGATCTTCTCCTACCCTGCTGTGGTGGTAGATCAGCTCTCAGGGCTGAGAGCTATCCGCCAGAGCTTCCGAGTGGCGAGCCACAATCTCGGCATCACACTTACCTACTCGGTCGTCCGAATAATCTTCCAAGTCCTCCTTCTCCTGGTCGTTGCCTTCGCGAGCGTTATCGGGTTGCCTCTGACATCCCTGATCACTTTGGTCTTGAGCTTCGTCTTAACGCCGATTCTGCACATGACGAAGGCGTGGATCTACTACTATGCTACGCCTGCTGTTCCTGAGATGCCGTTTCAGGTCGCCGACCCGATCTGGCAGGATGTCTTTCATCGATTGCCGCGGGCGGCGTGGTTGAAGATCAAGATTGGGCTCTCGGAGGGGTTCAGATTCGTCACCGGGCCAAGAAACCTTCCGTTTCACCTTTTTTCCGCTCTCGCGTTCGCCCTCGGAATCTACATGGGCTATTTCGTCTCGGTTAATGGCGTAGCAGGCTATTTTCTCAGTCAGGGCTACCAGCCAGGGCATGGCAACAGCCTTCTGGCGAGGCTGCCCGTGCCGGCGCTTCCTGCGCTTGGTGTCGACATTTTCCTCAACAACTGGTTGGTCTCAATCGCTACAGGGCTCTCCGGACTGGCGTTTGGCGCTCCAAGTTTCATTACGATAATGTTCAACGGATTCATTCTAGGAGTGCTGCTTGCTCCCCAACTGTCACCAAGCATGACGATGTTCTTCGCTGCGATCCTGCCGCACGGAATTATCGAAATCCCCTCATTTGTTTTGGCAGGATCTGTGGGGTTGAGGCTGGGTTACGCGGCTTTGAAGGCGAAGTTCCAGCGCGGACCCGAGAATGACGAGTATCTCTCGAAGACTCTTAGGTTAGCCGTGTACGTCGTTGTCGGACTTGCGCCCCTGTTTCTAGTCGCAGGCTTGATAGAAGCGGACATTACGCCAAGAATCATGCAGATGTTTGGCTGGACGTTCTGA
- a CDS encoding ribonuclease HI family protein — MPVFYVDGQSQGNEQNSLPRKARIAVAYSESDTIDPGKFRVYWQAIGDRTNNEAEYYALLKALEMIETKASGKVPGNISEALIRSDSKLIVSQVNGLWRVEDERLMELSSQARDMIEKLGSIRLEWVPREENYAGLWLEGKLKPLSVERVQ; from the coding sequence TTGCCAGTCTTCTATGTTGATGGGCAGAGTCAGGGAAACGAGCAGAACAGCCTACCTCGAAAGGCGAGAATCGCAGTCGCCTACTCGGAGTCGGATACGATCGACCCTGGAAAGTTCAGGGTCTACTGGCAGGCTATTGGAGACAGGACTAACAACGAGGCTGAGTACTATGCCTTGCTCAAGGCCTTGGAGATGATCGAGACGAAGGCGAGCGGAAAAGTTCCCGGCAATATCAGTGAGGCGTTGATTCGTTCGGACTCCAAGCTCATCGTTAGCCAGGTTAATGGGTTGTGGAGGGTTGAGGATGAGAGGCTCATGGAGCTGAGCAGCCAGGCCAGAGATATGATTGAGAAGCTAGGCTCTATCAGACTGGAATGGGTTCCGAGAGAGGAGAACTATGCTGGTCTCTGGCTGGAAGGAAAACTGAAACCCTTGAGTGTCGAACGAGTGCAGTAG
- a CDS encoding PH domain-containing protein, whose product MTRVLGPGEQVELYIQQKIYHPKINIDSVVLTTQRIILRHPHELGLKKDFTDFNYTDVANAILDKGILRSTVKITLRFGGDPLNLNDLPNSDAEKAYGIIRSNISRFQTPFSTGYAGMAPVTPAAVVQQQPPQMQGIVCGKCGARSAAGQKFCGSCGKAF is encoded by the coding sequence ATTACCCGAGTACTCGGGCCTGGTGAACAGGTCGAATTGTACATTCAGCAGAAGATCTATCATCCCAAGATCAATATTGACTCTGTGGTCTTGACTACGCAGCGGATTATTCTGCGTCACCCGCACGAGCTGGGTCTGAAGAAGGATTTTACCGATTTCAACTATACGGATGTTGCGAACGCGATTCTCGACAAGGGAATACTCCGATCGACCGTGAAGATTACGCTGCGGTTTGGTGGTGACCCGTTGAATCTCAATGATCTTCCGAATAGTGACGCGGAGAAGGCTTACGGGATTATTAGATCGAATATTTCGCGGTTCCAGACGCCTTTCTCAACAGGCTACGCGGGGATGGCTCCGGTGACGCCTGCGGCTGTGGTCCAGCAGCAGCCTCCGCAGATGCAGGGGATTGTCTGTGGTAAGTGTGGGGCGCGGAGTGCGGCTGGGCAAAAGTTTTGCGGGTCCTGCGGCAAAGCCTTCTAG
- a CDS encoding aldo/keto reductase, giving the protein MQAAVEQLTKLKNGVLIPRLGLGVYQSPPGQVTQTAVEYALKIGYRHIDTARIYNNESDVGAALRNSGIKREDVFITTKLWNSDHGYESALRACDQSLKRLGLKHLDLYLIHWPVPEIRNESWTALTKLLKDGKCRSIGVSNYTIQHLTELLEDADVVPMVNQVEFTPFLYQKQLLDYCEQNKIQLEAYSPLTQGTKLNHPKLQAIAKKHDKTPAQVLIRWGLQHNLVTIPKSVREERIKENSQVFDYNLPPEDMRILDSLDENFRNSWDPTNMP; this is encoded by the coding sequence ATGCAGGCTGCAGTCGAACAGCTCACCAAGCTCAAGAACGGCGTCCTGATTCCACGCCTCGGCCTCGGAGTATACCAGTCGCCACCCGGACAGGTAACCCAGACAGCAGTAGAATACGCGCTGAAGATCGGATACCGCCACATCGACACCGCCCGAATCTACAACAACGAATCCGACGTCGGCGCCGCACTCCGCAACAGCGGGATCAAACGCGAAGACGTATTCATCACAACCAAACTCTGGAACAGCGACCACGGATACGAAAGCGCACTCCGAGCCTGCGACCAGAGCCTGAAAAGACTCGGACTGAAACATCTCGACCTCTATCTAATACACTGGCCCGTCCCAGAGATCAGGAATGAGAGTTGGACCGCTCTAACCAAACTATTGAAGGACGGAAAATGTCGCTCCATCGGCGTCAGCAACTACACCATCCAACATCTAACGGAGCTCTTGGAAGACGCAGATGTCGTCCCGATGGTGAACCAGGTAGAGTTCACCCCCTTCCTATACCAGAAACAACTCCTAGACTACTGCGAACAGAACAAGATCCAATTGGAAGCATACAGCCCGTTGACGCAGGGCACGAAGCTCAACCATCCGAAACTCCAAGCAATAGCCAAGAAACACGACAAGACCCCTGCCCAGGTGCTGATTCGCTGGGGCCTCCAACACAACCTCGTGACCATACCGAAATCGGTTCGGGAAGAGAGGATCAAGGAGAACAGCCAGGTGTTCGACTACAACCTCCCACCCGAGGATATGCGAATACTCGACTCGCTGGATGAGAATTTCCGCAACTCATGGGACCCGACAAACATGCCCTGA
- a CDS encoding GNAT family protein: protein MSEKTLGPCTLEGRFVRLEPLRASHAAALWEVARVMDWGWMLSRLLSREDVDRRIADGVRAEEGSEAYAFAVFRRRDNLVIGSTSYFGVAPKRKIAEIGYTWYLPEVWGTVVNPECKLLLLRHAFEDWDAIRVQLGTDSNNVHSQRAILKLGAKFEGRLRNHGFRHDGSIRDTMLYSIISSEWPAVKKGLEARIENFSRT from the coding sequence TTGAGTGAAAAGACTCTAGGCCCCTGCACCCTCGAGGGCAGATTCGTAAGGCTGGAACCTCTTCGAGCGAGTCATGCCGCGGCGCTGTGGGAAGTTGCTAGGGTGATGGACTGGGGTTGGATGTTGAGCCGACTGTTGTCTAGAGAAGATGTGGATCGACGGATCGCAGATGGGGTAAGGGCGGAGGAGGGAAGTGAAGCGTACGCGTTCGCCGTCTTTCGAAGGCGAGACAACTTGGTGATCGGAAGCACATCCTATTTTGGAGTCGCTCCAAAGCGCAAGATTGCTGAGATCGGCTACACCTGGTACCTGCCTGAGGTTTGGGGCACAGTGGTAAACCCGGAATGCAAGCTCCTTCTGTTGAGGCATGCTTTCGAGGACTGGGACGCGATCCGTGTGCAGCTCGGGACTGATTCAAACAATGTCCACTCACAACGAGCTATCTTGAAACTTGGAGCGAAGTTTGAGGGAAGGCTGAGGAATCACGGCTTTAGACATGACGGGTCAATCCGCGATACAATGCTCTACTCGATAATATCCAGTGAATGGCCCGCGGTCAAGAAGGGACTCGAAGCGAGAATAGAGAATTTCTCTAGAACCTAG
- a CDS encoding fibronectin type III domain-containing protein, with the protein MAAKLGISKTKLVTIIFLVFLSLNGMSSLPFARAESNYPFRTVLEKDLSTIARHTSHVAGIQVSQVFNMERSVTVRISYTVGLSDLSKILVQDEVQEELQERSYIQWVGRDLILCIPEDKSCPPWPGFVIGELMVMFVDVPTDPFTHPWPDNSALIASNVGTTSLTLTWTNTKDGSHTVAYRIGGSLSYDLWLTISNTTHTVIVTGLTPGTNYDFRVDAINDQGDYWLGPRTLVATQATVPPSNPTTGPTPGPVINQNPNQIFSSILEYWHILLTGIVASTATLIFFLRRRQSLRSS; encoded by the coding sequence GTGGCAGCTAAGTTGGGAATTTCGAAAACAAAGCTTGTCACGATAATCTTTCTAGTCTTTCTGTCGCTCAACGGCATGTCGAGCTTGCCATTTGCTCGGGCAGAATCGAACTATCCATTCAGGACCGTTTTAGAAAAGGATCTATCAACCATAGCTAGGCACACGTCCCACGTTGCGGGAATTCAGGTTTCCCAAGTGTTCAACATGGAACGGAGCGTAACAGTTAGGATAAGCTATACCGTAGGACTTTCAGATCTGAGCAAAATATTGGTGCAGGACGAAGTCCAGGAAGAACTGCAAGAAAGGTCGTACATTCAGTGGGTCGGAAGAGATCTCATTCTCTGCATACCCGAAGACAAGTCGTGTCCTCCATGGCCAGGATTTGTCATAGGTGAGCTAATGGTAATGTTTGTTGACGTGCCGACGGACCCTTTCACCCATCCATGGCCAGACAACAGCGCACTCATCGCCTCCAACGTAGGCACCACCAGCCTAACCCTGACATGGACCAACACAAAGGACGGTTCCCACACCGTCGCATACCGCATAGGTGGCTCTCTGTCCTACGATCTGTGGCTCACAATCTCCAACACAACACATACCGTGATCGTCACCGGGTTGACACCAGGAACGAACTATGACTTCCGGGTTGATGCGATCAATGACCAAGGAGACTACTGGCTAGGTCCTAGAACATTGGTCGCGACACAAGCAACCGTCCCGCCTTCTAACCCGACGACAGGGCCAACTCCAGGTCCAGTGATAAACCAGAACCCGAACCAGATCTTCTCTTCGATCCTAGAATACTGGCATATTCTTCTCACCGGAATCGTGGCGTCCACCGCTACCTTGATATTTTTCCTTAGAAGACGCCAATCTCTCAGGTCAAGCTAG
- a CDS encoding S9 family peptidase: protein MIRSSLSKKGNWTTLPSEGTTPIGYPHVEMIIFSDSSNYSGFGTFGQMIPTPASKLASDAVSSPSNPAYRPLDIDTLYYTRSMFTLRWSVDGEHIYFETNITGRYNIWRVPSAGGWPVQLTVSDERNDLADPSPDGRHLLYSQDYQGDEKPNLYLLDLTENTTRNITMTEKIGYRDMKWSPDSRSLVYAAERDIPGTYPIFHHDLATGTVKKIISSETGDCEAIEPSPDGKKLAFCRTRNYQYTGVSVHDMETGRETVLSVIDDRSTSIVGGWTRDNKRVYVTSNANDKGIEAVALMDLKESAEFQWLTLQDWDSQLVDTSPAEDKYAYLVNQAGNIHLYIRDLDGKEEEIPPGHGVIRAAKFSPDGKQLAIIHASGDSPHDIWIYDLKARTLKQITYSLVGGLNQDNFVQPHLIIYPAQDQTPISSFLYVPPNIKPDHSHPAIVYIHGGPQWQHFNSWYPNIQYLASHGYIIIAPNYRGSTGYGRVFMESLRKDAGKGDLNDLVAAVDYLKTTGYVDQERIAVMGGSWGGYLTLMALTKTPEIWAAGVSIVPLANWFTAHMNEDPVLQKNDEWLMGNPVQDRDLWQDRSPLFFADRIRAPLLLLAGRHDIRCPVEETQQMAEAARKNGVTVEVKIYENEGHGFVKRENEIDSFKRAARFLDMALGQR from the coding sequence TTGATTCGCTCTAGCCTCTCCAAGAAGGGAAACTGGACAACGCTACCTTCAGAAGGCACAACTCCCATCGGGTATCCTCACGTTGAGATGATTATCTTCTCCGATAGTTCTAACTATTCCGGTTTCGGCACTTTCGGACAAATGATTCCTACACCCGCGTCGAAACTGGCTAGTGACGCAGTCAGTAGTCCATCTAACCCAGCCTATCGTCCGTTGGACATCGACACGCTCTACTACACGCGTTCCATGTTCACCCTCCGCTGGTCGGTTGATGGTGAGCATATCTATTTCGAGACGAATATTACTGGAAGATACAATATCTGGCGCGTGCCAAGCGCGGGCGGTTGGCCCGTCCAGCTAACAGTCAGTGATGAGAGGAATGATCTAGCCGACCCCTCTCCCGACGGCCGGCACCTCCTCTACTCCCAGGACTATCAGGGCGATGAGAAGCCCAACCTCTACCTATTGGATCTGACAGAGAACACGACTCGGAATATCACGATGACGGAGAAGATCGGTTATCGAGACATGAAATGGAGCCCTGACAGCCGCTCGCTCGTTTACGCGGCCGAGCGCGACATACCCGGAACCTATCCTATCTTCCACCACGACCTCGCGACAGGAACAGTCAAGAAGATAATCAGCAGCGAGACTGGCGACTGCGAAGCAATCGAGCCAAGCCCTGACGGAAAAAAACTCGCCTTCTGCCGAACAAGAAACTACCAGTACACCGGCGTCAGCGTCCATGATATGGAGACGGGTCGCGAGACAGTTCTCTCTGTAATAGACGATCGCTCGACCAGCATCGTCGGCGGCTGGACCCGGGACAACAAACGAGTCTATGTTACCAGCAATGCGAACGACAAGGGAATCGAAGCAGTCGCTCTAATGGATCTTAAGGAGAGCGCAGAGTTCCAGTGGCTTACCCTCCAGGATTGGGACAGCCAGCTAGTAGACACAAGCCCAGCAGAGGACAAGTATGCCTACCTTGTCAACCAGGCGGGCAACATCCACCTCTACATCAGGGACCTCGACGGAAAAGAGGAAGAGATCCCACCGGGCCACGGAGTCATACGCGCCGCCAAGTTTAGTCCAGACGGCAAACAGCTCGCGATTATCCACGCATCAGGCGATAGTCCGCATGATATCTGGATTTACGATCTCAAAGCCCGCACCCTCAAACAAATCACCTACTCACTCGTCGGGGGATTAAACCAGGACAACTTCGTCCAACCACACCTAATCATTTACCCGGCCCAAGACCAGACCCCCATCTCCAGCTTTCTCTACGTACCTCCAAACATCAAACCCGACCATTCACACCCAGCCATCGTCTACATTCACGGGGGACCCCAGTGGCAACACTTCAACAGCTGGTACCCTAACATCCAGTACCTCGCAAGCCACGGATACATCATCATCGCCCCAAACTACCGCGGATCAACAGGCTACGGACGCGTCTTCATGGAATCCCTCCGAAAAGACGCTGGCAAAGGCGATCTAAACGACCTCGTCGCCGCAGTCGACTACCTCAAAACAACAGGCTACGTCGATCAAGAAAGAATCGCAGTAATGGGCGGGTCTTGGGGAGGATATCTGACCTTGATGGCTCTCACAAAAACTCCAGAGATATGGGCGGCCGGCGTTAGCATCGTCCCCCTCGCCAACTGGTTCACAGCCCACATGAACGAAGACCCGGTGCTACAGAAAAACGATGAATGGTTGATGGGCAACCCGGTACAGGATCGCGACCTCTGGCAAGACCGCTCGCCACTATTCTTCGCAGACCGAATACGTGCACCCCTCCTCCTGCTCGCTGGCCGACACGACATCCGATGCCCAGTCGAAGAAACACAACAGATGGCCGAAGCAGCACGGAAAAACGGAGTAACAGTCGAGGTCAAAATCTACGAAAACGAAGGACATGGGTTTGTAAAACGGGAGAACGAGATAGACTCCTTCAAGCGAGCAGCAAGATTCCTAGATATGGCTCTAGGACAGCGCTAA
- a CDS encoding VapB-type antitoxin, with protein sequence MASPDKTVKISRETLSHLEHLRDEMKAASIDETVKALIKSHRRRILVGAFGADKGRVKPFSEDDRGEDR encoded by the coding sequence TTGGCATCGCCCGACAAGACCGTGAAGATCTCGCGAGAGACTCTGTCCCACCTAGAACATCTCCGGGACGAGATGAAGGCCGCGAGCATAGACGAAACCGTGAAGGCACTCATCAAGAGCCACCGTCGGAGGATTTTGGTCGGAGCCTTCGGGGCTGACAAAGGAAGGGTCAAGCCTTTCAGTGAAGATGACCGGGGTGAAGACCGGTAA
- a CDS encoding PIN domain-containing protein: protein MDAYAWIEFFLGTRKGSKVKELIETVEDAYTPDTVLAELARKYFRERSPEKLVRERLTAIHGASQVLRISSELAVQGSKAYLDLFERAKKRKLQSPSLFDGLVLGAARLHDARVVTGDPHFEDLPETIWI from the coding sequence GTGGACGCTTACGCCTGGATAGAGTTCTTCCTAGGAACTCGGAAGGGAAGCAAGGTCAAAGAGCTGATCGAGACGGTTGAGGACGCGTATACCCCTGACACTGTTCTAGCTGAGCTGGCGAGAAAGTACTTTCGCGAGAGATCGCCTGAGAAACTCGTCAGAGAGAGACTGACAGCAATTCACGGTGCATCTCAGGTGCTCCGGATATCTTCGGAGTTGGCCGTTCAGGGGTCGAAAGCGTACCTGGACCTGTTCGAGCGGGCGAAGAAACGAAAGCTACAGTCGCCAAGCCTCTTTGACGGTCTCGTCCTCGGAGCAGCTCGCCTACACGATGCAAGGGTAGTTACCGGTGACCCCCACTTCGAGGACCTTCCCGAGACCATCTGGATCTAG
- a CDS encoding nuclease-related domain-containing protein, producing MKIVKPVSHYAKGKVEESNRRLRRYGLYGIGFICLAVPAGLLTEFLDPGTGFIAGFVFFTPGLVLMLIALSSWQECAPTRKGIQGEEVVTWELSHLSDEFVLLNDVMLPGGSGNIDHIVIGPTGVFVIETKNYSGKYVCYGDRWFFQGRRQKYDVSSVSVQARNNARVLANLLHSSGFTADVNPIIVFAHPSVQLWLHSPTVPVLKNGHICSFLLAQKPGFRLTATYSDKLADRILASNRMPKA from the coding sequence TTGAAGATAGTCAAACCAGTATCACACTACGCAAAGGGAAAAGTCGAGGAAAGCAATAGACGACTCAGACGATACGGGCTTTACGGGATTGGTTTCATATGCTTGGCAGTTCCAGCCGGATTACTAACCGAATTCTTGGATCCCGGAACCGGATTCATTGCGGGATTTGTGTTTTTCACGCCAGGACTGGTTCTCATGTTGATAGCGTTGAGCTCATGGCAGGAATGTGCGCCCACGAGGAAAGGCATCCAAGGCGAAGAGGTAGTAACTTGGGAGCTCTCCCACCTGAGCGACGAGTTCGTTCTGCTAAACGATGTAATGCTTCCAGGAGGCTCGGGAAACATCGACCACATCGTGATCGGACCCACAGGGGTCTTTGTCATCGAGACCAAGAACTATTCGGGTAAGTACGTGTGCTATGGTGATAGATGGTTCTTCCAAGGAAGACGCCAGAAGTATGACGTTTCTAGTGTAAGTGTTCAAGCTCGAAATAACGCGAGAGTCCTCGCTAATCTGCTTCACTCGTCTGGGTTCACAGCGGACGTTAATCCAATTATCGTGTTCGCCCATCCATCTGTACAATTGTGGTTGCACAGCCCGACAGTCCCGGTCTTGAAAAATGGCCACATCTGCAGCTTTCTCCTGGCTCAAAAGCCAGGATTTCGATTGACGGCAACATATTCTGACAAGTTGGCAGACAGGATTCTCGCGAGCAACCGAATGCCCAAAGCATAG
- a CDS encoding alpha/beta hydrolase: METGFVEVDGGKLYYETDGQGPALVLIHAGFLDCRMWDSRFQLYSKNYTTIRYDVRGYGKSDIAKSKYSDHQDLRALLTHQNIARATILGVSNGGRIALDFAVEYPGMVQSLILVSPGASGYRVSGPEEERLWNEFEEQMKPQEVADREGRAADAVEMDVNAWPQHKTLPPVKAFARSP; this comes from the coding sequence TTGGAGACGGGTTTTGTCGAGGTGGACGGTGGCAAGCTGTACTATGAGACAGACGGCCAGGGACCCGCTCTCGTCCTGATACATGCAGGATTCCTGGACTGTAGAATGTGGGACAGCCGGTTCCAGCTCTACTCGAAAAACTACACGACCATACGATACGACGTCCGCGGCTACGGTAAATCCGATATCGCAAAATCGAAATATTCTGATCATCAAGATCTCCGAGCACTGCTAACACACCAGAATATCGCTCGCGCTACAATCCTAGGCGTTTCCAACGGCGGCAGAATCGCGCTAGATTTCGCCGTAGAATATCCCGGTATGGTCCAATCTCTCATCCTAGTCTCTCCGGGCGCGAGCGGCTACAGGGTCTCCGGCCCAGAGGAAGAAAGGCTCTGGAACGAGTTCGAGGAACAGATGAAGCCGCAGGAGGTCGCGGACCGCGAGGGCCGAGCAGCAGACGCTGTCGAGATGGATGTCAACGCCTGGCCGCAGCACAAGACCCTGCCTCCCGTCAAAGCATTCGCGAGATCGCCATGA
- a CDS encoding AbrB/MazE/SpoVT family DNA-binding domain-containing protein has product MTQEVVVTRRGQTTIPQEIRKKLDIREGTRLLVDAEGGKVVFRKVPSIFDLAGKSKMTREEAFRRLDKMREES; this is encoded by the coding sequence ATGACTCAAGAGGTTGTTGTGACGAGGCGGGGCCAGACAACCATACCTCAGGAGATCCGGAAGAAGCTCGATATCCGAGAAGGAACAAGACTGCTCGTTGATGCTGAGGGAGGAAAGGTTGTCTTCCGGAAGGTCCCGTCGATCTTCGATCTCGCCGGAAAGAGCAAGATGACCAGGGAAGAAGCCTTCAGACGTCTCGACAAGATGCGAGAAGAGAGCTAG
- a CDS encoding PIN domain-containing protein, whose product MLFDTRYFWAVFTTKNPEQLSKLRNIFDESKNAFASTISLYEIYKLTISQEDRTVADLRVDSVKKEFTIIDVDPEIAEEGARISHRVKVPMADALIMATARKLRVPCATDDPHFTEVKRIWI is encoded by the coding sequence GTGCTCTTCGACACCCGCTATTTCTGGGCCGTCTTCACAACAAAAAACCCTGAACAGCTAAGCAAGCTGAGAAACATCTTCGACGAATCCAAGAACGCGTTCGCGTCCACGATAAGCCTCTACGAGATCTACAAGCTCACCATCAGCCAAGAAGACAGAACGGTCGCAGACCTCCGAGTAGACTCTGTCAAGAAAGAATTCACCATCATAGACGTCGATCCGGAAATCGCGGAAGAGGGAGCAAGGATAAGCCACCGCGTCAAGGTTCCCATGGCCGACGCGCTAATAATGGCAACCGCCAGAAAGCTGCGAGTTCCCTGCGCCACCGACGATCCCCACTTCACTGAAGTAAAGCGTATCTGGATCTAG